In Thunnus albacares chromosome 10, fThuAlb1.1, whole genome shotgun sequence, a single window of DNA contains:
- the mapk9 gene encoding mitogen-activated protein kinase 9, translated as MSEAEGQFYSVQVGDSTFTVLKRYQQLRAIGSGAQGIVCSALDTVLGIPVAVKKLCRPFQNQTHAKRAYRELVLLKCVNHKNIIRLINVFTPQKSLEEFQDLYLVMELMDASLCQVIHMDLDHERMSYLLYQILCGIRHLHSAGIIHRDLKPSNIVVKSDCTLKILDFGLARTACTNFMMTPYVVTRYYRAPEVILGMKYKENVDIWSVGCIMGEMVKGSVIFQGTDHIDQWNKVIEVLGTPSLEFMNRLMETVRNYVMNKPQYPGVSFAELFPDWAFPSDSEHDKLKTGQARDLLSKMLVIDPECRISVEEALNHPYIHVWYDPAEADAPPPQISDKQLEEREHTIEQWKELIYEEVIDWEERNKNGLMKEDCSDVVSGSASQSSSANDISSMSTEHTLASDTDSSSIDTLTGPLDESQ; from the exons ATGAGTGAGGCGGAAGGCCAGTTCTACAGCGTTCAGGTGGGAGACTCCACCTTCACCGTACTCAAACGCTACCAGCAACTCCGCGCCATCGGCTCCGGGGCCCAGGGCATCGTCTG CTCTGCACTAGATACAGTCCTCGGTATACCAGTGGCGGTGAAAAAGCTGTGTCGGCCCTTCCAGAACCAGACACATGCTAAACGTGCATACAGGGAGCTGGTGCTGCTAAAATGTGTCAACCACAAAAAT ATCATCCGTCTGATCAATGTGTTCACGCCTCAGAAGTCCCTGGAGGAATTCCAGGATCT ATATCTGGTGATGGAGCTGATGGATGCCAGCCTATGCCAAGTGATCCACATGGACCTGGACCATGAGAGAATGTCCTACCTGCTCTACCAGATCCTCTGTGGCATCAGGCACCTGCACTCTGCTGGCATCATCCACAGG GACCTGAAGCCCAGTAACATTGTGGTGAAGTCAGATTGCACTCTGAAGATCTTGGACTTTGGCTTGGCAAGAACAGCCTGCACTAACTTCATGATGACCCCCTATGTGGTGACCAGATACTATCGCGCCCCAGAGGTCATTCTGGGCATGAAGTATAAGGAGAACG TGGACATCTGGTCAGTGGGGTGTATCATGGGAGAGATGGTAAAAGGCAGTGTCATCTTCCAGGGCACCGACC ACATTGACCAGTGGAATAAGGTGATTGAGGTCCTGGGTACGCCCAGTCTGGAGTTTATGAACCGTCTGATGGAGACCGTGAGGAACTATGTGATGAACAAGCCGCAGTATCCAGGCGTCAGCTTCGCAGAGCTCTTCCCGGACTGGGCCTTTCCCTCTGACTCAGAACATGACAAGCTTAAGA CGGGTCAAGCACGGGACCTGCTGTCCAAAATGCTGGTCATTGATCCTGAATGCCGCATCTCTGTAGAGGAAGCCCTCAACCACCCCTACATTCACGTGTGGTACGACCCAGCGGAGGCTGACGCG CCTCCTCCCCAGATTTCAGATAAGCAGcttgaagagagagagcacaccATCGAGCAATGGAAAG AACTCATTTATGAAGAGGTGATTGACTGGGAGGAGAGGAACAAGAATGGCCTAATGAAAGAAGATTGCTCAG ATGTGGTGTCCGGCTCAGCCTCTCAGTCCTCCTCAGCCAATGACATCTCATCCATGTCCACGGAGCACACCTTGGCCTCggacacagacagcagcagcatcgaCACACTGACGGGACCACTGGACGAGAGTCAGTGA
- the gfpt2 gene encoding glutamine--fructose-6-phosphate aminotransferase [isomerizing] 2 has protein sequence MCGIFAYLNYRVTRTRKEIFETLVKGLQRLEYRGYDSAGIAVDGPNKTTSDINGNTICLVKQKGKVKALDEELYKKDSLELDEELCTHFGLAHTRWATHGEPSALNSHPHRSDKDNEFVVIHNGIITNYKELKEYLITKGYEFESETDTEVIPKLIKYVYDNRESDSVSFSTLVERVIQQLEGAFALVFKSRHFPGEAVSTRRGSPLLIGVRSKHELLTEHIPIQYNSALFKDGVQEKNSHNRPDCSNSIDSVGDGRAVEYYFASDASAIIEHTNKVLYLEDNDIAVVTGGKLSIHRVNRQAGEDPVRAIQTLQMELQQIMKGNFDAFMQKEIFEQPESVVNTMRGRICFDSNTVVLGGLKANLKEIKRCRRLIMIGCGTSFHAAVATRQILEELTELPVMVELASDFLDRNTPVFRDDVCFFISQSGETADTLMALRYCKDRGALTVGITNTVGSSICRETDCGVHINAGPEIGVASTKAYTSQFVALIMFGLMMSEDRLSLQKRRLEIINSLRVLPEMIEKVLSLDDKIKAIAHELYQQKSLLVMGRGFNYATCLEGALKIKEITYMHSEGILAGELKHGPLALIDKHMPVIMVIMKDACYTKCQNALQQVTARAGRPIILCCQDDTEVTRNAYRTIELPHTVDCLQGILSVIPLQLLSFHLAVLRGYDVDCPRNLAKSVTVE, from the exons ATGTGTG GGATCTTTGCCTACCTAAATTATCGAGTGACTCGCACCAGAAAGGAGATATTTGAGACGCTAGTGAAGGGACTGCAGAGACTGGAGTACAGAGGCTACGATTCAGCAG GTATCGCTGTGGATGGCCCAAACAAGACGACCTCTGACATCAACGGCAACACCATCTGTTTGGTCAAGCAGAAGGGGAAGGTCAAGGCTCTGGATGAGGAACTCTACA AGAAAGACTCACTGGAACTGGACGAGGAGCTCTGCACACACTTTGGCCTCGCTCACACTCGATGGGCCACACACGGAGAGCCGAGCGCTCTCAACAGCCACCCTCATCGCTCCGACAAGGATAATG AGTTTGTCGTCATCCACAATGGCATCATCACCAATTATAAGGAACTGAAGGAGTACCTG ATCACCAAAGGATATGAGTTTGAGTCAGAGACAGACACTGAGGTGATTCCCAAATTGATCAAATATGTTTATGACAACCGGGAGAGTGACAGCGTCTCCTTCTCCACGCTGGTAGAGAGGGTCATTCAGCAGCTG GAGGGGGCTTTCGCTCTCGTGTTTAAAAGCCGTCACTTCCCTGGAGAGGCTGTGTCAACCAG GAGAGGAAGTCCGTTGCTCATTGGTGTGCGAAGCAAGCATGAGCTGTTGACCGAACACATTCCCATCCAGTACAACAGTG CTCTCTTCAAGGATGGAGTGCAGGAGAAGAACAGCCATAACCGTCCTGACTGCTCCAACAGTATCGACTCTGTGGGGGATGGCAGAGCTGTGGAGTATTACTTCGCCTCTGACGCCAG TGCCATCATTGAGCACACCAACAAGGTGTTGTACCTGGAGGATAATGACATTGCAGTGGTGACCGGAGGGAAACTCTCCATCCACAGGGTAAACCGGCAGGCCGGTGAGGACCCAGTGAGGGCAATCCAAACACTACAGATGGAGCTGCAACAGATCATGAAAG GAAACTTTGACGCCTTCATGCAGAAAGAGATCTTTGAGCAGCCGGAGTCGGTGGTCAACACAATGAGAGGCCGGATTTGTTTCGACTCTAATACAG TGGTTCTCGGAGGGCTCAAGGCAAACCTGAAAGAAATTAAACGCTGCAGACGGCTAATTATGATTGGCTGTGGCACCAGTTTCCATGCTGCAGTGGCT aCCAGACAGATCCTTGAGGAGTTGACAGAGCTGCCTGTCATGGTGGAGCTGGCAAGTGACTTTCTGGACCGCAACACACCTGTTTTCAGAGATGAcgtttgtttctttatcagCCAGTCAG GAGAGACAGCAGACACATTGATGGCGTTGCGCTACTGCAAGGACCGTGGTGCTCTGACAGTGGGTATAACCAACACTGTGGGAAGCTCCATTTGTAGAGAAACAGACTGCGGAGTCCACATCAATGCCGGGCCTGAGATTGGAGTGGCTAGCACAAAG GCGTACACCAGTCAGTTTGTTGCCCTCATCATGTTTGGTTTGATGATGAGTGAGGACAGACTCTCCCTACAGAAGAGAAGACTGGAGATCATCAACAGCCTCAGAGTGCTACCTG AAATGATAGAGAAGGTGTTGTCTCTGGATGACAAGATCAAGGCCATCGCCCATGAACTGTATCAGCAAAAGTCTCTTCTGGTCATGGGCCGAGGTTTCAACTATGCCACTTGCCTAGAGGGGGCGCTG AAAATCAAGGAGATCACCTACATGCACTCAGAAGGCATCCTGGCTGGTGAGCTGAAGCATGGACCTCTGGCACTCATAGACAAACACATGCCAGTCATCATGGTCATCATGAAAGATGCCTGCTACACTAAGTGCCAGAACGCTCTGCAACAAGTCACTGCCAGAGCG ggTCGGCCCATCATCTTGTGTTGCCAAGACGACACCGAAGTGACCAGAAATGCCTACAGGACCATCGAGCTCCCACATACTGTGGACTGTCTGCAGGGCATCCTCAGTGTCATCCCCTTGCAGCTCTTGTCATTCCACTTGGCTGTGCTGCGTGGATATGAC GTTGACTGTCCCAGAAACTTGGCCAAGTCTGTGACAGTGGAATAA
- the LOC122990201 gene encoding uncharacterized protein LOC122990201, translated as MELHCLPVDTPTTASSCSTDPLYDNCPPFAQRGRAREKEMESRVLCPAVTRLPGPCSPLPGLAPVVAEVPTVVGGGRGPGAWPDHSYCSWRGGLGRQDWGAELGPGMNRTQGGERGGEQGSSWGAEFRAEDRAHPNQNPSPSQSEEHRSALSLYDNLPDAVTPDSLQDTFDMETSFQEHLQEQMYQAWAPEQLQGLMEGEGGSEERSPWSSCEIILAESDSINQDQNPDQEKEHEQEPELDSGSCGFQQGGPMLHFQLSPTMSPPQPQLATSSTQQCQTGCQAPWPQAQAQQQEHSPWSPRVPPPVPQADPSASALRSLLTSLQQQIVRQREEYEARIISLEQRNEELQVEVVRLKTNLVQQRHWYQAIQAKIVEAERARADAELRNSTLQKDMEGFFDTFGELNNEAKKTEYIVKSF; from the exons ATGGAGCTGCATTGTCTTCCTGTTGATACCCCCACCACAGCCAGCTCCTGCTCCACGGATCCCCTGTACGACAACTGCCCACCTTTTGCCCAGCGAGGGAGGGCCAGGGAAAAGGAAATGGAGAGTAGAGTTCTGTGCCCTGCTGTAACAAGACTCCCAGGCCCCTGCAGCCCTCTGCCTGGTTTGGCCCCAGTTGTGGCTGAGGTTCCCACAGTAGTTGGTGGGGGAAGAGGGCCTGGCGCCTGGCCAGATCACAGCTACTGCAGCTGGAGAGGAGGCCTGGGAAGACAGGACTGGGGAGCAGAGCTGGGTCCAGGCATGAACAGAACacaaggaggagagagagggggagagcagGGAAGTAGCTGGGGAGCAGAATTCAGAGCAGAAGACAGAGCTCATCCGAACCAGAACCCCAGCCCATCGCAGAGCGAGGAGCACCGGAgtgctctgtctctctatgATAACCTCCCTGACGCTGTCACCCCTGACAGCCTCCAGGACACCTTTGACATGGAGACAAGCTTCCAGGAGCACTTGCAGGAACAGATGTACCAAGCATGGGCCCCTGAGCAGCTCCAGGGACTGATGGAAGGTGAGGGAGGGAGTGAAGAGAGGAGCCCTTGGTCCTCTTGTGAGATCATCCTCGCTGAAAGTGACTCCATCAACCAGGACCAGAATCCAGACCAAGAAAAGGAGCATGAACAGGAGCCCGAGCTGGACTCAGGATCCTGTGGATTTCAGCAGGGGGGTCCAATGCTGCATTTCCAGCTGTCCCCAACGATGTCACCTCCTCAGCCACAACTTGCAACAAGTTCCACTCAGCAATGCCAAACTGGGTGCCAAGCTCCTTGGCCCCAAGCTCAAGCCCAGCAACAAGAGCACTCACCTTGGTCTCCTAGGGTGCCCCCTCCCGTACCCCAGGCTGACCCCTCTGCCAGCGCCCTTCGCAGCCTCCTCACCAGCCTCCAACAGCAGATAGTCAGGCAGCGGGAGGAGTATGAGGCACGAATAATAAG CTTGGAGCAGAGAAACGAGGAGCTGCAGGTAGAGGTCGTTCGGTTGAAAACAAACCTCGTGCAGCAGCGGCACTGGTACCAGGCTATACAGGCTAAGATCGTGGAGGCTGAAAGGGCCCGGGCTGACGCAGAACTACGCAATTCAACGCTGCAGAAAGACATGGAGGGGTTCTTTGACACCTTTGGGGAACTCAACAATGAGGCCAAGAAGACAGAGTACATTGTCAAGAGCTTTTGA